Below is a window of Candidatus Deferrimicrobiaceae bacterium DNA.
TCCCGGATCCGGGCGGGGGCGAACTCTTCTCCGACACGGGTCCCCATGACCCCGAGGATCGCGTCGGCTCCCACCCGGTTCGCCCCTTCCACCCGGATCTTCAAAACGGGAAAACCGGCGGAACCGGCGGGGAAAGGACGGATTGCCGCGATCGCCAGGAGGGCTGCAACGGCGGAAGCGGCAACCCGCAAGGGGGTCAACGTACGATCCGCCCGTCGTCGATTTTCAGTACCCGGTGCATTCTCCCGGCCAGTCCCTCGTTGTGCGTGACGACCACAAGGGAAAGCCCCCTTTTCCTGTTCAGATCGACGAGAAGGTCCGCGACCCCCATCGCGGTCTCCTTGTCCAGGTTCCCGGTCGGTTCATCGGCAAGGAGGATTTCGGGGCCCATCGCCAACGCCCGGCAGATGGCCACCCTCTGCTGTTCCCCCCCGGAGAGTTCCCCGACCCGGTGCGTGGCCCTCCCGGAAAGTCCGACTTCCGAGAGAAGCTCCTCCGCCCTCTTCCGGGCCTCCTCCCGCCCCGTCCCGGCGATCAGGCAGGGGAGCATGACGTTTTCCCGGGCGTCGAATTCCGGCAGCAGGTGATGGAACTGGAAAACGAAGCCCACTTTCCGGTTCCGGAACCCGGCAAGCTTCTCCTCGGGCAAGGATGTCACGTCCTCCCCGTCATAGAGCACGTTCCCGGAAGTCGCCCGGTCGAGGGTTCCCACAATCTGGAGAAGGGTCGTCTTGCCGGCTCCCGACACCCCCACGACGC
It encodes the following:
- a CDS encoding ABC transporter ATP-binding protein → MNSVDFLRVENLRKEFRKKGGMLEVLKGISFTLGRGEMLSVVGVSGAGKTTLLQIVGTLDRATSGNVLYDGEDVTSLPEEKLAGFRNRKVGFVFQFHHLLPEFDARENVMLPCLIAGTGREEARKRAEELLSEVGLSGRATHRVGELSGGEQQRVAICRALAMGPEILLADEPTGNLDKETAMGVADLLVDLNRKRGLSLVVVTHNEGLAGRMHRVLKIDDGRIVR